The Rhizoctonia solani chromosome 1, complete sequence sequence GTGGCTTCCTTGGCTCATAGCGTGAAGCCATACTCCGATGACGATAAAACTCTCAACTATCTTCTTGGCTCCTTCCTAATTTAAGGCGTTACACACAATTTTACGCCCAACTTCTCCTATTTGCTTTCTGTATCTCACTGGCAGTGATATCCTGTTTCACTAGTATCACGATTTATATACAGCCTACGTTTATTATTCGCTTTTGCTTCGTCAAGAAGCGTCACAGAATTTAAGCTTAACCTCAGGTTTATTTGGCATTTAGTGGTAATAATACAAAGGCCCCGATATCAGTGTTTGGATGGGGTTTGTTCTGCGTATTCTATGTTTGATTGCGTATTATCAAACTTTTCTTCATCATTTCTAGCTCGTAGTGCGGCCGAACCGGTGATGTGGTCAGAATGCGCGACGACTGTTCGCCCACCCGGTGCACCCCATACGCCTCCGGTAATCCCTCCCTTTTCAAACAGATGGTCGACATCCTCCAGTGAGAGATTGGCGGTCTCTGGGAAGAATGCATAACTATATGCAACGATTTAATCACTAAATTAAAACCGAATCTTTAAAGGGGTCTGCTTACACTATGGGGACCCAGCATGCATTAAGCACGGCGAAAATGATGAAGACTCTCCATCCAATTTGATCAATCGCGGGTGGTGTCATTTCGACCACAGCAAATACACACCTAGAATACTCAGTCAGCCATGTATATGCCATGTATATGCGCGCTCTACTCACATCCAGTTGACAAACGAGCTAATTGCGCTTGTGTATGCACGAATACGGGTGTGGCTAACCTCTGCGGGGTACAACCATGGAATAGGCAAGAATCCAATACCTAGAAAGATCTGAAATACGAATACCATAGCCGTAGCACCATAGGCTGCAGATTTTGTACCGACGCTGAGAAGTACTGCGGCTAATAAGAAACAGGTCGAGAGCCCAGTTGCTGAGAACATAAGTAGTGCTCGGCGGCCGAAACGATCAACTGTCTATCAATCAGATAGGTTAGCTATATTAAAAGGGATTTTttattaaaaaaaaaaacaatcATACCCATAAAGGAATGAAAGAGGCGACAAAGTAAGTGATTGCTGTGCACCCCCCAGTATTAAAGACAAGTTTCGACTCAAACCCATAGTGTTTTCGTAGACGACGGGTGCCTGTCATGGGAGATTGGTAAATTGGTTTATTGACGACAATCAATTTTGACAGCTAAACTTACCAAGTAGTTAATCATGTTCGCTCCTCTGCAAAGATAGCTACGTTAGTATTCTGCAAATCATAGTAAGGTATAAAACTAACGTGAATTGCTGCATGACATTGACCCCACATGCTAATAATACTCTTCTGAAGTTACCCAATGGTCCTCCCTGTAGGAGTTCCGCAAACCGGAAGGGGCCACCGGCACTCTCGCGTGCCAAAGACTCTTCGATCTCTCTCAAACGTTCTTGAATAAGAGACTCTACTTCAGGTGTACGTTGGTCGGGAGGTGCGGCAAGCCTTGAGAGTACGTCGATTGCTTcacccttacggccttgggaCATGAGCCAGCGTGGTGTTTCGGGTAGAGTAGCTGCCTGTATAAGTAGAAATAATGCAAAAAAAGCCTGAAAGCCTGAGTATCTGTGTTAGCAGTTGCTTATAGAGTACCTGGTGATAACTTACCGATTGGTAGTCTCCATTGTACTGGCCCGTTAACAAAGGATAAACCATAATCCAAAAAGTACGCAACTAATCATTTGTCAGAACAGTTCATAGCTTCACAATACCCGTAGTATCAGTACTCACTGACGAGGCCTAATATTGTAATGGTAGAGTTCAAGCACACCAGTGCACCTCGCATGCGGCCTTCGCATGTTTCAGATTGATAAACTGGAATAGAAGAGGAGTTGAAACCGTTTCCCTATATATGTATGAGATAATATATTGAGTTACAACGGGTTGATTTGACCCACAATCCCAGTGACCACCCTACCAACGATTAATTGTGCGCGTGTTGTTGCAGATGTGAGGATTGCTGTTCCCACCAGCATAGTAGATGCACCGAGCATGATCATGCGTCTTCGACCTAACTTTTGACCAAACATAAAGCACACGAGAGATCCAACAGCACATCCAATGTCATAGATTGCAACCTGAATGACAATCAGTCAAACTACAAGAGATACGAGGGGGATCAACTTTACTATAGTTCCCTGAGCTGTGGGCGAAGGAGAGTCGAAATCTCTGCCGAACCTATACACCTGAAGTCTTAGTACCCAGTCGCTGATGTGAAAGCGGTCACCCATGACGTACTGATTTTCTGCGCCTACAATCCCAGACataaccccttggtcatagCCTAGCAGCAAGAAACCTTGACAGCAGCATGCTGTAGTTTGAGACAATTACTGAGCCTTAGACGAGCTCTGGGATTATGTGGGATTTTACAACCATACCTGTTATCGCCCAGACAAGCCAGTCGCCGTAAACAGGGATTATGGGTATATTAAACATTGTTGGCGCGGCAGCTTCTCGAAAAACTCCGGACCGAGCCGTCAGGGAGTACTCGAGCTTGCAACCACACCTCTAGATCTCCTGGACTATAAGAGTGGAGACTCAAAGGACTGGTGGAGACAGAAGCCCCAGAAGCTTCAAGAATCGCAGCTCAACCCAGGATGAAATGCATAACCAGAATCTACATCAACGGCTCAGTGCATCGTTTATAGCTCAAAATGCCGATAGAACATTGACAATGGTTCTTCTTCGGGGCTGTATCCCGATCCGGCAAGACCTTGGCGCATTGAAGGTGTAGTGCGGTAGACTAATCGCATTTTAGGAAATAACAGACAGCGTCCAGTACGATTCTCTCGTTATTCCCCTAGAGAGTAAACTTTCCTGTAACAAGAAACTCTGAAGTGGGAGCAAGTACATTAATTAGTCCACACTAGGCTCTGGTGGAAGATCAGGTCTTAACATTCGGGGTTCTGGATGGATAGCTTACTTAAGACATAATTGCAGCCAATCCTTGGCCACAACGCCGGTCCGACGGTCCGAGGTGCAATTCCAAATTACCGCATTCTCAACCTAAATCGTCCAAATAGTGCCGGGCGTAACGCTTTCAAAAGAGGTTCAGTTCGCCTGGAGGATATCCATCCGGCTCGTTCGAAccgaccaccaccaccatgtCTTTCCCAACGATAACTGAGATCAAGACCTTTGTGGTCCCTGGGGTAAGTGCAATGCCTACGAAGAATATATGCGATGAACCTAACATCCGTATCAATTTAGGAGGGCGAAGGTGGAGATTACCACTCCCAAAAAGCTGGTCATTGGATTATTGGTCAAATCTCCAATCCCATGTCACGGTATGAGCAGTATAAGGCATCTCGTGTCTCCTGGGGTATCAACGTACTTGGAAGGCAAGTCTTTCTCATTACTCAATCTTACAGAGTTCTTTCTTATTGTATTTTAGCTTCTGCGTACAGCTTACTGCATCTGATGGCTCGGTCGGATTTGCGACGGGTATGGGTGGCCCGCCATCTTGCTGGCTTGTTGAGCAACACTTCAAACGTTTTTTGATCGGTGCTGATCCCCGAGATACAAGCATTCTGTCTGATCAAATGCTCCGTGCTTCTATGTACTATGGCCGCAAAGGCCTTGTCGTCGCTACTATCTCCGTCGTCGATTTGGCACTTTGGGACCTGGTTGGCAAGATCCGCAAGGAGCCAGTATACAAGGTATGGCGAGCATGAAAATCAATTGTTATCCTGACTTATTCGATTGTAGATGATTGGTGGCCGTACCCGCGATCACCTATCATTCTACTGCACTGGACCTCTGCCTGCCGAGGCGAAGCGTCTCGGATTCTGGGGAGGTAAAGTCCCTCTAACATGGGGACCTGCCGACGGGCAAGAGGGGATGCGAAAGAACTACGAAGAATTAAAGAAACACAGGGAGTCGTGAGTCTTATTCCACTATTCCCGATAATTCCGCAGCTAATCAGTACTTGTTTGTAGTGTGTGAGTATCATCTGGAAGCTTGTATCGGAAAAATCCTTATATTTGTTGATAGCGGCCCAGATTTCCCCATTATGGTTGACTGTTATATGAGTTTGACTGTAAGACGGTCGAATTTGCAGCGGAATTCCTTTTTAGCTCACTTAATGACTTTAGGTTCAATATGCGATCGAACTCGCTACTATGTGCCTTCCTCTGAACATTACTTGGTGGGAAGAAGTGCTTCACCCCGATGCCGAAGGATAtgagaagctcaaggctgcATTGCCACAACTCAAGTGGACGACTGGTGAAGTAAGAGTTTTATCGACCCAACTCGGTTCAGACTACTAAAACGGTACTAATTCACCAGCACGAATACACCCGATATGGCTTCAAGAAGCTGCTGGACACCAAGTCCATTGACATTATCCAGCCCGATATCATGTGGTGCGGTGGCTTGACTGAACTACTTCGCATTACATCCCTAGCTTCGGCATACGATGTGGATGTCGTGTGCCACGGCAGTGGTCCATACAGCTACCACTTTGCTGTCAGTCAATCCAACACTCCTTTCACCGAGGTAAGCGTAACCATCACTCAAAATCGGTAAAGCATCACTAatcgcatatatgcgcagatTATTTGCAATGCACCGGACGGCAAGTCAGTCAAACCGGTGTTTGGAAATTTGTTCTTGAACGAGGTGATGCCCGTCAATGGTCGCATCGAGCTCGAAAAGTTGGATGCGCCAGGATTCGGGTTGGAACTCAACCCCGCTATCAAACTCATTGATGGTGCCAAGTTGCTGACTCCGGACCCAGAGAAGCCTTTGGGCCAGGCCGGCCAGTAGACCGTATGCGCTTATAGCACCAAAAATGTATTATTTAGGGCATTAGACATTAAATTTACAATAAACCATGTACAAAAGGAAAATCACCTACGTACGTGAGCTTCTGCAGCTTCGCAGAGCCAAAGCAGAGGTAGATCATGCAACACTCCTACCCCGATATTCTGTCCACCAGACAGCATATACAGTACTGTAAACTATCCAATACACCTGGCCGATCAAAAGGCTCACGGCGCTTAGTATAGTGGGATCAACTTCAACGTCATAGGCAGCTTCCCAGGTCCCGACCAATTTCCACCTCACCACTACACCCCTCAACGGATCGATTGGAGGCATATACCCATCCTCAACCTCGACAATGCTGTCTTCGACCTACAAGTTCTTCCCTCCCGAGTTATCTCGTGTTCACATTGCGCTCTTTACAAACGTTCAAAATGCATCCGAATTGAGATCGCGACTTATTAAGGCCTCAACTAtggaaggagaagaaggcgAGGAGGAGAGGGAAGCTGTGAATTTTGCTTTTGTGGATGCTGCACCAGTAAGCTTTGGGGTCTTCAATGCGCCAGGGTGTTGTATATCCTGAATAACATTGTCTGGTAGATAACTAGCCTGCTACACCTCCAGACGGCAATTCAACAGGCAACGCTTGCATCGACAGATGGGACTTTGCGCACCAAAACCGTCCACTCAGAGATACTATGGGCTCTAAACAATAGTAACAACGTGAGTGTCTTGATGACATTAAAGCCGAGTCGCACGATGTAAATACCAGGTTGGTAGATCAGCGAATCCATCAAAAGATTTGGCATCTCCGATTCGTCCAAATCTGTGTTTGTCGTGCGGGTTACCAGTCCTGAGCTTTCCGTTGAAAATATACTGGGGTCAATGAAAGCCGCTATCCAGGGTGAAGAAGTTCCGATCGAGGCTCTATCAGAAATTACCGACTGGCCACTCGTGTGCAAGGTATGAACCCTTTTCATTTGGTTTGATTAAATGTGTTACCGACAATATCCGGCTACAGTATTACAAAGTTTCGAACGACCCGGCCGTAGTAGAGTTAACAAAAGGAAGCAAAGAAGAATCTCAAAAGTTCTCCGAGGAAGCCAAGGCAGCAATCAATGAAATCGTCGTAAGCTCTGTAGCAATGAAGAATGTCATGTCGTGAGAAGAAAAAGTATATGTTCcaatataataatcaaagtgTTAAATAAAAATTGTGAAAATTTCACGTCTTCAATCTAAATTATTGATTTTTCTTTATGAGTACTTATTGATCCAAGAACGGGTTGCATCTGCATTGGATAGCATGGAGTCCAAAGCTGGCAGCGCTACCTGCAACCAATCCTCCAACCAGGCAGAACTGAGCGACTCGTGCGGCAGTTTTCGATTCGTATAGCTCGAGGTTCGGGTTCATCAATTTCGACGGTGCGGCCATGAGGACAAGAGTGGATACGTGGCCGTTGGTAACACCAAATGCGAACAAAATGAACATGTACGCGATATCTGAATTGATGATAGGCTTGGAAGAGGCGTCCACTACAGACTCGAATGTTGGTTTATGTTGGACGTTGCATAGGAGTAAAAGTGGGATAAAAATG is a genomic window containing:
- a CDS encoding enolase C-terminal domain-like protein gives rise to the protein MSFPTITEIKTFVVPGEGEGGDYHSQKAGHWIIGQISNPMSRYEQYKASRVSWGINLTASDGSVGFATGMGGPPSCWLVEQHFKRFLIGADPRDTSILSDQMLRASMYYGRKGLVVATISVVDLALWDLVGKIRKEPVYKMIGGRTRDHLSFYCTGPLPAEAKRLGFWGGKVPLTWGPADGQEGMRKNYEELKKHRESGPDFPIMVDCYMSLTVQYAIELATMCLPLNITWWEEVLHPDAEGYEKLKAALPQLKWTTGEHEYTRYGFKKLLDTKSIDIIQPDIMWCGGLTELLRITSLASAYDVDVVCHGSGPYSYHFAVSQSNTPFTEIICNAPDGKSVKPVFGNLFLNEVMPVNGRIELEKLDAPGFGLELNPAIKLIDGAKLLTPDPEKPLGQAGQ
- a CDS encoding kinase domain protein, producing MLSSTYKFFPPELSRVHIALFTNVQNASELRSRLIKASTMEGEEGEEEREAVNFAFVDAAPITSLLHLQTAIQQATLASTDGTLRTKTVHSEILWALNNSNNISESIKRFGISDSSKSVFVVRVTSPELSVENILGSMKAAIQGEEVPIEALSEITDWPLVCKYYKVSNDPAVVELTKGSKEESQKFSEEAKAAINEIVVSSVAMKNVMS
- a CDS encoding Sugar (and other) transporter, translating into MFNIPIIPVYGDWLVWAITACCCQGFLLLGYDQGVMSGIVGAENQFGRDFDSPSPTAQGTIVAIYDIGCAVGSLVCFMFGQKLGRRRMIMLGASTMLVGTAILTSATTRAQLIVGRVVTGIGNGFNSSSIPVYQSETCEGRMRGALVCLNSTITILGLVIAYFLDYGLSFVNGPVQWRLPIGFQAFFALFLLIQAATLPETPRWLMSQGRKGEAIDVLSRLAAPPDQRTPEVESLIQERLREIEESLARESAGGPFRFAELLQGGPLGNFRRVLLACGVNVMQQFTGANMINYLTVDRFGRRALLMFSATGLSTCFLLAAVLLSVGTKSAAYGATAMVFVFQIFLGIGFLPIPWLYPAEVSHTRIRAYTSAISSFVNWMCVFAVVEMTPPAIDQIGWRVFIIFAVLNACWVPIVYAFFPETANLSLEDVDHLFEKGGITGGVWGAPGGRTVVAHSDHITGSAALRARNDEEKFDNTQSNIEYAEQTPSKH